A genomic region of Entelurus aequoreus isolate RoL-2023_Sb linkage group LG19, RoL_Eaeq_v1.1, whole genome shotgun sequence contains the following coding sequences:
- the LOC133634844 gene encoding uncharacterized protein LOC133634844 isoform X1 yields MPYACVVFGCSNRSNREKDKRFFRVPREVTKEGGRVQGFRKRRREKWLSNIALQSKGAESKNARVCSDHFVKGQPGNLYDDQDVDWAPTVKMGHDTVKEKPKTRDGRGKTQQEKRKLIEGAEALLDFHKVLRMKMETPEPEPGETDDGSTDVKAHEIACQTDFAEEMETSEPDSEEVNQSPTPVETREIASQTDLKADYITRMEDELISLNSELYGLRAKVLETALTKEGFEKSDAKTKFYTGFPNFPALMQLFSLCEPYISVSPMSSLDKFQQLLLVLMRLRLNLPILDLAYRFQISQPTASRICNKVLSVLHERLQFLIEWPEGDLLRHPMPKVPEIDPGETDNSSIDLAALRSSLKDLQTCLLAHRPGQTTRTSTMPSFELVSCSEDLFDSFLESGEVASVTGK; encoded by the exons ATGCCCTACGCTTGCGTGGTTTTCGGTTGTTCGAACCGTTCGAATCGCGAGAAGgacaaacgtttcttcagagtcccCCGGGAGGTCACCAAGGAGGGCGGGAGAGTGCAAGGTTTTCGGAAACGACGACGAGAAAAATGGCTGTCGAACATAGCACTGCAGTCCAAGGGAGCGGAGTCGAAGAACGCGCGCGTCTGCAGTGACCACTTCGTGAAAG GGCAACCTGGTAATCTCTACGACGATCAAGACGTGGACTGGGCTCCGACGGTGAAGATGGGTCACGACACGGTCAAGGAGAAGCCCAAAACGCGAGACGGAAGAGGCAAGACACAGCAAGAGAAACGTAAACTCATCGAGGGCGCCGAGGCCCTGCTCGACTTCCACAAAGTGTTGAGGATGAAAATGGAGACTCCGGAACCAGAACCGGGGGAAACGGACGATGGTTCAACTGATGTCAAGGCACACGAAATAGCCTGTCAGACGGACTTTGCCGAAGAGATGGAGACTTCAGAACCAGATTCAGAGGAAGTTAACCAAAGTCCGACTCCTGTCGAGACCCGTGAAATAGCCTCCCAGACGGACTTGAAGGCAGACTATATTACCCGCATGGAGGATGAGCTGATAAGCTTGAACTCTGAGCTCTACGGGCTGCGGGCCAAGGTACTGGAAACAGCTTTGACTAAGGAGGGATTTGAAAAAAGCGATGCCAAAACTAAGTTCTACACGGGCTTTCCCAACTTCCCTGCTTTGATGCAACTGTTCAGCTTGTGTGAGCCCTACATTTCTGTCAGTCCCATGTCTTCTCTGGACAAATTTCAACAGCTGCTTTTAGTGTTGATGAGACTACGACTCAACTTGCCAATTTTAGATCTGGCGTACAGATTCCAGATTTCACAACCCACAGCTTCCCGGATTTGTAACAAGGTGCTGTCTGTGTTACATGAGCGACTTCAGTTCTTGATCGAATGGCCTGAAGGAGACTTGCTCAGACATCCAATGCCCAAGGTCCCCGAAATAGATCCAGGGGAAACCGACAATAGTTCAATTGATTTGGCCGCTTTGAGATCTTCGTTGAAAGACCTTCAAACTTGCCTGCTCGCGCACAGACCTGGTCAAACTACAAGAACCTCAACCATGCCAAGTTTTGAATTGGTCTCATGCTCCGAGGACTTGTTCGATTCATTTCTAGAATCTGGGGAGGTGGCGTCGGTGACAGGGAAATGA
- the LOC133634844 gene encoding uncharacterized protein LOC133634844 isoform X2, with amino-acid sequence MELAAMQSIKETTTGQPGNLYDDQDVDWAPTVKMGHDTVKEKPKTRDGRGKTQQEKRKLIEGAEALLDFHKVLRMKMETPEPEPGETDDGSTDVKAHEIACQTDFAEEMETSEPDSEEVNQSPTPVETREIASQTDLKADYITRMEDELISLNSELYGLRAKVLETALTKEGFEKSDAKTKFYTGFPNFPALMQLFSLCEPYISVSPMSSLDKFQQLLLVLMRLRLNLPILDLAYRFQISQPTASRICNKVLSVLHERLQFLIEWPEGDLLRHPMPKVPEIDPGETDNSSIDLAALRSSLKDLQTCLLAHRPGQTTRTSTMPSFELVSCSEDLFDSFLESGEVASVTGK; translated from the exons atggagctggcagccatgcagtcaattaaagagacaaccacag GGCAACCTGGTAATCTCTACGACGATCAAGACGTGGACTGGGCTCCGACGGTGAAGATGGGTCACGACACGGTCAAGGAGAAGCCCAAAACGCGAGACGGAAGAGGCAAGACACAGCAAGAGAAACGTAAACTCATCGAGGGCGCCGAGGCCCTGCTCGACTTCCACAAAGTGTTGAGGATGAAAATGGAGACTCCGGAACCAGAACCGGGGGAAACGGACGATGGTTCAACTGATGTCAAGGCACACGAAATAGCCTGTCAGACGGACTTTGCCGAAGAGATGGAGACTTCAGAACCAGATTCAGAGGAAGTTAACCAAAGTCCGACTCCTGTCGAGACCCGTGAAATAGCCTCCCAGACGGACTTGAAGGCAGACTATATTACCCGCATGGAGGATGAGCTGATAAGCTTGAACTCTGAGCTCTACGGGCTGCGGGCCAAGGTACTGGAAACAGCTTTGACTAAGGAGGGATTTGAAAAAAGCGATGCCAAAACTAAGTTCTACACGGGCTTTCCCAACTTCCCTGCTTTGATGCAACTGTTCAGCTTGTGTGAGCCCTACATTTCTGTCAGTCCCATGTCTTCTCTGGACAAATTTCAACAGCTGCTTTTAGTGTTGATGAGACTACGACTCAACTTGCCAATTTTAGATCTGGCGTACAGATTCCAGATTTCACAACCCACAGCTTCCCGGATTTGTAACAAGGTGCTGTCTGTGTTACATGAGCGACTTCAGTTCTTGATCGAATGGCCTGAAGGAGACTTGCTCAGACATCCAATGCCCAAGGTCCCCGAAATAGATCCAGGGGAAACCGACAATAGTTCAATTGATTTGGCCGCTTTGAGATCTTCGTTGAAAGACCTTCAAACTTGCCTGCTCGCGCACAGACCTGGTCAAACTACAAGAACCTCAACCATGCCAAGTTTTGAATTGGTCTCATGCTCCGAGGACTTGTTCGATTCATTTCTAGAATCTGGGGAGGTGGCGTCGGTGACAGGGAAATGA
- the ftsj3 gene encoding pre-rRNA 2'-O-ribose RNA methyltransferase FTSJ3 — protein MGKKLKVGKTRRDKFYHLAKETGYRSRSSFKLIQLNRKYEFLQKARVVLDLCAAPGGWLQVASKFMPVSSLVIGVDLVPIKPIPNVVTLQEDITTDKCKQALKKELQTWKVDVVLNDGAPNVGANWIHDAFAQAHLTLMALKLACDFLNKGGTFVTKVFRSKDYQPLLWIFQQFFKKVQATKPQASRNESAEIFVVCQGFLAPVKIDTKFFDAKYAFKEVEVQAKTVKDLVPNKKPKAEGYTEGDLTLFHSVSVTAFLKAENPVDFLGKASEMTFDNPDLEDHFTTSDEIKECCRDIKVLGRKELRLLLNWRTKMRRYLTKKLKEAKQQDQGISLSSDEAEGSSDDEADNNKKKEEGEEEELNEEEEMEKKLAELKSEEVADLKRKKRKLLKEHRKQRERVELKMDLPGVSIADNEDVSLFSLHTMKKKQELANISQGDMQAADALSDDDEDVYLSDDEKADEMSLASDLDDEDLEEVEERERALAKKAAAEQQKKKKVTFTEEEEDDDEVEDGGLLVELEGKDEKREKETNLWFSKAIFNEIELEGDAESELRQSQWLQNQQAGKGRKRKAEKEVIEEDVPEEEAESSQKVEEDGDEDDDDKYIKKIKKAKGGSGTGPAGDDDDDEEDDGFQVVPVESTSKKARILDAEGLALGCEIATSKKKARDLVDNSFHRFASSDEPWEVPEWFLNDERKHRKKPVPVTKEMVEEYKQKWREIDARPIKRVAEAKARKKKRMLKKMEQAKKKAEAVVNTVDTSEREKMAQLKSIYKKAGVGKEKRDVTYVVTKKGAGRKVRRPPGVKGVFKVVDGRMKKDMRGTQRKEQKAKGGKGKGRAAKGGNKGRAAKGGNKGAKAGKGRKGK, from the exons ATGGGGAAGAAGCTCAAAGTCGGAAAGACCAGAAGGGACAAATTCTACCACCTGGCTAAAGAAACAG GTTATAGATCCCGTTCCTCATTCAAGCTCATCCAACTGAACAGAAAATATGAGTTTTTACAGAAGGCTCGAGTTGTGTTGGATCTGTGTGCGGCTCCTGGCGGATG GCTGCAAGTGGCGTCTAAATTTATGCCTGTTTCAAGCCTGGTTATAG GCGTGGACCTGGTGCCCATCAAGCCTATCCCTAATGTAGTGACCCTCCAAGAAGACATCACAACAGACAAATGCAAACAG GCCCTCAAAAAGGAGCTGCAGACATGGAAGGTTGATGTCGTGCTAAACGACGGAGCTCCAAATGTAGGAGCCAACTGGATACATGACGCCTTCGCCCAAG CCCACCTGACCCTCATGGCCTTGAAGCTGGCCTGTGACTTCTTGAACAAAGGGGGCACCTTCGTCACCAAGGTCTTCCGCTCTAAAGACTACCAGCCGCTGCTCTGGATCTTCCAGCAGTTCTTCAAGAAGGTGCAGGCCACCAAGCCCCAGGCGTCGAGGAACGAGTCCGCTGAGATATTTGTGGTTTGCCAGG GTTTCCTGGCACCTGTCAAAATAGATACCAAGTTCTTTGATGCCAAATATGCATTTAAAGAGGTGGAGGTGCAGGCCAAAACTGTGAAGGACCTGGTTCCTAACAAGAAGCCAAAG GCGGAAGGATACACAGAAGGTGACCTGACGCTCTTCCACAGTGTGTCTGTTACCGCCTTTCTCAAAGCTGAAAACCCCGTGGACTTTCTGGGCAAAGCCAGTGAG ATGACCTTTGACAACCCAGACCTGGAGGATCACTTCACCACCAGCGACGAGATAAAGGAGTGTTGTCGGGACATCAAAGTTTTAGGCCGCAAAGAACTCCG ACTGCTGCTGAACTGGAGGACCAAGATGAGGAGGTACTTGACCAAGAAACTGAAGGAGGCCAAGCAGCAGGACCAGGGGATCAG CTTAAGTTCCGACGAAGCGGAAGGCAGCTCGGACGACGAAGcagacaacaacaagaagaaggaggaaggggaggaggaGGAACTGAACGAGGAGGAAGAAATGGAGAAGAAACTAGCCGAGCTGAAATCGGAGGAGGTGGCTGATCTTAAGCG GAAGAAGAGGAAGCTGCTCAAAGAACATAGAAAGCAGAGGGAGAGGGTGGAGCTGAAGATGGATCTTCCAGGTGTCTCCATTGCTGACAATGAGGACGTCAGCCTTTTCTCCCTACACACCATGAAGAAGAAGCAG GAGTTGGCCAACATATCCCAGGGCGACATGCAGGCCGCAGATGCCCTAAGCGACGACGACGAGGACGTTTACCTGTCTGATGATGAGAAAGCAGACGAGATGTCCCTGGCCTCTGACTTGGACGACGAAGACTTGGAGGAGGTGGAGGAAAGAGAGAGGGCGCTGGCCAAGAAAGCAGCAGCAgagcagcagaagaagaagaa AGTGACGTTcacggaggaagaggaggacgacGACGAGGTAGAAGACGGTGGCTTGCTGGTGGAGCTGGAAGGAAAGGACGagaagagagagaaagagaccAACCTGTGGTTCAGCAAG GCCATCTTTAATGAGATTGAGCTGGAAGGAGACGCAGAGAGTGAACTCCGACAGTCTCAGTGGCTCCAAAACCAACAAGCAG gaAAAGGCAGGAAGAGGAAAGCCGAGAAAGAGGTGATAGAGGAGGATGTTCCAGAGGAAGAAGCAGAGTCCTCACAGAAAGTGGAAGAAGACGGTGACGAGGACGACGACGACAA atacaTCAAGAAGATCAAGAAGGCCAAAGGTGGAAGTGGGACAGGCCCggctggtgatgatgatgatgatgaagaagacGACGGCTTCCAGGTTGTTCCTGTTGAAAGCACCA GTAAGAAAGCCCGCATCCTGGATGCAGAAGGTCTCGCTCTGGGCTGTGAGATCGCCACATCTAAGAAGAAAGCCAGGGACCTGGTGGACAACTCCTTCcacag GTTCGCCTCGTCCGATGAGCCGTGGGAGGTGCCCGAGTGGTTCCTGAACGACGAGCGCAAGCACAGGAAGAAGCCGGTGCCGGTCACCAAGGAGATGGTGGAGGAGTACAAGCAGAAGTGGAGGGAGATCGACGCCCGGCCCATTAAGAGAGTGGCAGAAGCCAAGGCCAGGAAGAAGAAGAGG ATGCTGAAAAAGATGGAGCAGGCTAAGAAGAAAGCAGAAGCAGTCGTGAACACGGTGGACACTTCTGAGAGAGAGAAGATGGCACAGCTCAAGAG CATCTACAAGAAGGCCGGCGTGGGGAAAGAAAAGAGAGACGTCACGTACGTGGTCACCAAAAAGGGCGCCGGCAGGAAAGTGAGGCGGCCTCCTGGCGTCAAAGGTGTCTTCAAGGTGGTGGACGGTCGCATGAAGAAGGACatgcggggaacacagaggaaGGAACAGAAAGCAAAGGGCGGCAAAGGAAAAGGACGAGCGGCAAAAGGTGGCAACAAAGGACGAGCGGCAAAAGGTGGCAACAAAGGCGCGAAGGCTGGTAAAGGACGGAAAGGGAAATAA